In a genomic window of Gopherus evgoodei ecotype Sinaloan lineage chromosome 14, rGopEvg1_v1.p, whole genome shotgun sequence:
- the PFDN4 gene encoding prefoldin subunit 4: MAATMKKAAAEDVNVTFEDQQKINKFARNTSRITELKEEIEVKKKQLQNLEDACDDMMMLDDEDSILIPYQIGDVFITHSQDETHEMLEEAKKNLQGEIEALESRVESIQRVLSDLKVQLYAKFGNNINLEADDS, encoded by the exons ATGGCTGCCACCATGAAGAAAGCG GCTGCTGAAGATGTCAATGTTACTTTTGAAGATCAACAGAAAATTAACAAGTTTGCAAGAAATACCAGCAGGATTACAGAGCTGAAAGAAGAAATAGAAGTTAAAAAG AAACAACTTCAGAATTTGGAGGATGCATGCGATGACATGATGATGCTTGATGATGAAGATTCAATACTGATACCGTATCAGATTGGTGATGTTTTTATCACTCATTCTCAAGATGAGACACACGAGATGCTGGAGGAGGCAAAG AAAAACTTACAAGGAGAAATTGAAGCGTTAGAATCTCGAGTGGAATCAATTCAGAGGGTATTATCTGACCTGAAGGTTCAGCTTTATGCAAAATTtggaaacaatataaaccttGAGGCTGATGATAGTTAA